One window of the Octopus sinensis linkage group LG3, ASM634580v1, whole genome shotgun sequence genome contains the following:
- the LOC115209633 gene encoding uncharacterized protein LOC115209633 isoform X1 — MHPSNLKSNKGFYLKDGRSLTTFVDKERVDKIHEIDSTDSYNTAAISGKEKRNVTGVFHWEREDVLMLIRLHSEKEPIFNKPGIKKKDVWAMIADEFQAKGFNVTSGQCEQKWKNITKNYRDTVDHNYFSNIHKTCPYFKELAAIYPYDPKDKQNNFISYLNHMSNSVSQPQTVSRDLQNGLSAIPSTNTVTTSVNNSNNGYFCDLPTNICVSDNQNASSEHLVQTSIKQEVLDSVELQPPACSLMSPSPLTASNQQPNISTSQSHSNQQITNFTPTSSLPLVSSFVNEEPVPSLSSIILQYSPQPLNNEYIRLPSQEPQTCNMRHQQEVRENSNNSLHVLKTPAQSQLSSVPNVSTNSSQVRKRFHDNNLTLSNSSAANNNQDYYSQRRKCLRRSSFTPNNTLDMLKQMNEERRREHKELISTLKQHHREYLKQEEMNQSLLSALIGHVSKQ, encoded by the coding sequence aaATTGATTCAACCGATTCTTATAATACGGCAGCCATTTCCGGGAAGGAAAAACGCAATGTTACCGGAGTGTTCCATTGGGAACGAGAAGATGTGTTGATGCTTATTCGACTTCATTCTGAGAAAGAACCAATTTTCAATAAACCAGGAATCAAGAAGAAAGATGTCTGGGCAATGATTGCAGATGAATTCCAGGCGAAAGGTTTCAATGTGACCAGTGGTCAGTGTGAACAGAAATGGAAGAACATCACTAAAAACTACAGAGACACAGTTGACCATAATTATTTCAGTAACATACACAAAACATGTCCCTACTTTAAAGAATTGGCAGCAATCTACCCTTATGACCCgaaagataaacaaaataattttatttcttatctCAATCATATGTCCAACTCTGTTTCTCAACCTCAAACTGTGTCCAGAGATTTACAGAACGGTCTTTCTGCCATTCCATCAACTAATACTGTAACCACATCAGTCAACAATTCAAATAATGGATATTTCTGTGATTTACCAACAAATATTTGTGTTTCGGACAATCAAAATGCTTCTTCAGAACATTTGGTGCAAACCTCAATTAAGCAGGAAGTTTTAGATTCGGTTGAGTTGCAGCCCCCCGCATGTTCCTTGATGTCCCCTTCTCCATTAACAGCATCAAATCAACAACCCAACATTTCCACTTCTCAATCTCATTCCAATCAACAGATTACAAACTTTACCCCAACTTCGTCTTTACCATTAGTGTCTTCATTTGTAAATGAAGAACCGGTGCCTAGTCTCTCATCAATTATTCTGCAATATTCACCTCAACcattaaataatgaatatattcgCCTTCCGTCTCAAGAACCACAGACTTGTAACATGAGACATCAACAAGAAGTAAGAGAGAACTCGAACAATTCTTTGCATGTTCTCAAAACCCCTGCTCAATCCCAATTGTCCAGTGTACCAAATGTATCCACAAATTCTTCCCAGGTTCGTAAACGGTTCCATGATAACAACTTGACTCTATCAAATTCTTCAGCAGCCAATAATAATCAGGATTATTATTCTCAAAGACGGAAGTGTCTTCGTCGCTCTAGCTTTACACCAAACAATACCCTGGATATgttaaaacaaatgaatgaagaaCGGCGGCGAGAACACAAAGAATTGATATCAACATtaaaacaacatcacagagaatATCTGAAGCAGGAAGAAATGAACCAATCCCTCCTCTCGGCGCTTATTGGACACGTTTCCAAACAATAA
- the LOC115209633 gene encoding uncharacterized protein LOC115209633 isoform X2, whose protein sequence is MYIDIQDNICNISITDAEKQEIDSTDSYNTAAISGKEKRNVTGVFHWEREDVLMLIRLHSEKEPIFNKPGIKKKDVWAMIADEFQAKGFNVTSGQCEQKWKNITKNYRDTVDHNYFSNIHKTCPYFKELAAIYPYDPKDKQNNFISYLNHMSNSVSQPQTVSRDLQNGLSAIPSTNTVTTSVNNSNNGYFCDLPTNICVSDNQNASSEHLVQTSIKQEVLDSVELQPPACSLMSPSPLTASNQQPNISTSQSHSNQQITNFTPTSSLPLVSSFVNEEPVPSLSSIILQYSPQPLNNEYIRLPSQEPQTCNMRHQQEVRENSNNSLHVLKTPAQSQLSSVPNVSTNSSQVRKRFHDNNLTLSNSSAANNNQDYYSQRRKCLRRSSFTPNNTLDMLKQMNEERRREHKELISTLKQHHREYLKQEEMNQSLLSALIGHVSKQ, encoded by the coding sequence aaATTGATTCAACCGATTCTTATAATACGGCAGCCATTTCCGGGAAGGAAAAACGCAATGTTACCGGAGTGTTCCATTGGGAACGAGAAGATGTGTTGATGCTTATTCGACTTCATTCTGAGAAAGAACCAATTTTCAATAAACCAGGAATCAAGAAGAAAGATGTCTGGGCAATGATTGCAGATGAATTCCAGGCGAAAGGTTTCAATGTGACCAGTGGTCAGTGTGAACAGAAATGGAAGAACATCACTAAAAACTACAGAGACACAGTTGACCATAATTATTTCAGTAACATACACAAAACATGTCCCTACTTTAAAGAATTGGCAGCAATCTACCCTTATGACCCgaaagataaacaaaataattttatttcttatctCAATCATATGTCCAACTCTGTTTCTCAACCTCAAACTGTGTCCAGAGATTTACAGAACGGTCTTTCTGCCATTCCATCAACTAATACTGTAACCACATCAGTCAACAATTCAAATAATGGATATTTCTGTGATTTACCAACAAATATTTGTGTTTCGGACAATCAAAATGCTTCTTCAGAACATTTGGTGCAAACCTCAATTAAGCAGGAAGTTTTAGATTCGGTTGAGTTGCAGCCCCCCGCATGTTCCTTGATGTCCCCTTCTCCATTAACAGCATCAAATCAACAACCCAACATTTCCACTTCTCAATCTCATTCCAATCAACAGATTACAAACTTTACCCCAACTTCGTCTTTACCATTAGTGTCTTCATTTGTAAATGAAGAACCGGTGCCTAGTCTCTCATCAATTATTCTGCAATATTCACCTCAACcattaaataatgaatatattcgCCTTCCGTCTCAAGAACCACAGACTTGTAACATGAGACATCAACAAGAAGTAAGAGAGAACTCGAACAATTCTTTGCATGTTCTCAAAACCCCTGCTCAATCCCAATTGTCCAGTGTACCAAATGTATCCACAAATTCTTCCCAGGTTCGTAAACGGTTCCATGATAACAACTTGACTCTATCAAATTCTTCAGCAGCCAATAATAATCAGGATTATTATTCTCAAAGACGGAAGTGTCTTCGTCGCTCTAGCTTTACACCAAACAATACCCTGGATATgttaaaacaaatgaatgaagaaCGGCGGCGAGAACACAAAGAATTGATATCAACATtaaaacaacatcacagagaatATCTGAAGCAGGAAGAAATGAACCAATCCCTCCTCTCGGCGCTTATTGGACACGTTTCCAAACAATAA